Proteins encoded together in one Candidatus Kaiserbacteria bacterium window:
- a CDS encoding DUF977 family protein: protein MAPFSLFALIAALAAFAVGFFVGKGRNQQNAGRFADSEEASIAGEKGRATVQKHIQKRKERILDSALRRGRITNDDVEDLFCVSDSTARNYLNELEEEGHLAQHGESGRGVFYTPIK from the coding sequence ATGGCACCATTCTCACTTTTTGCTCTCATTGCCGCACTAGCTGCTTTTGCAGTAGGTTTCTTTGTGGGAAAAGGACGAAATCAGCAAAACGCAGGGCGTTTTGCTGATTCAGAAGAAGCGAGTATCGCAGGCGAAAAGGGTAGAGCCACCGTACAAAAACATATCCAAAAACGAAAAGAGCGTATTTTAGATAGTGCATTGCGCCGCGGGCGCATTACCAACGACGATGTTGAAGACCTTTTCTGCGTTTCCGATTCCACGGCACGTAACTACCTCAACGAACTCGAAGAAGAAGGCCACCTCGCACAACACGGCGAAAGTGGGCGAGGTGTGTTTTATACACCCATCAAATAG
- a CDS encoding nucleoside deaminase, protein MPNSETYMKIAIEEAAKASWPFGAVIVRDGKVIAQAGAGDGTDTEHDPTAHAETNAIRRACEKLGTGDLSGAILYASCEPCALCFGAAWYANIKNIVYGSSLDDIKDINKAWGGDLAFPHDHIPKAGIKVHGGELKNEVMDMYASHPRLHTDKQ, encoded by the coding sequence ATGCCTAATTCAGAAACCTACATGAAGATTGCAATAGAAGAGGCGGCAAAAGCATCATGGCCTTTTGGTGCAGTTATTGTTCGTGATGGCAAAGTAATTGCCCAAGCAGGCGCAGGAGACGGAACAGACACAGAGCACGATCCTACTGCTCATGCAGAGACGAATGCAATTCGTAGGGCATGCGAAAAACTGGGAACCGGCGATTTGTCTGGTGCAATACTGTATGCTTCTTGTGAGCCCTGCGCATTATGTTTTGGAGCTGCTTGGTACGCTAATATTAAGAATATTGTGTATGGCTCAAGTCTTGATGACATAAAGGATATAAATAAAGCATGGGGAGGAGACCTCGCCTTTCCGCATGATCATATTCCCAAGGCCGGTATCAAGGTTCACGGAGGGGAGTTAAAGAATGAGGTTATGGACATGTACGCTTCACATCCTCGGTTACATACAGATAAACAGTAG
- a CDS encoding thermonuclease family protein, translating into MSKTLIASVLAFIVASGGTFGGYKVIQEFKKFGADFETRPHMVQSVIDGDTIRIEKRIKVRLLGIDTPEKGECYYTESKEYLTELVDDKNVLLEKELSGMDRYGRLLRYIIVENPNPEEDNILVNNKMVLEGYAFTNPISPDKKYRDLLATSQRKAKAEEKGLWGSACDYSQRDKDAKTLREKASKPPSKECTIKGNISEKGYGKLYFLEGCPNYGRVKVDTRKGESWFCTETEAKKAGFSKSESCDNTF; encoded by the coding sequence ATGTCCAAAACTCTTATCGCGTCCGTGCTCGCATTCATCGTTGCTTCAGGTGGTACTTTCGGTGGCTACAAAGTAATACAAGAATTCAAAAAGTTTGGCGCCGATTTTGAAACACGCCCGCACATGGTTCAAAGCGTTATCGACGGCGACACCATCCGTATTGAAAAACGAATCAAAGTTCGTTTACTCGGTATCGACACACCCGAAAAAGGTGAGTGCTACTACACAGAGTCAAAAGAATACCTCACAGAACTCGTTGACGACAAAAACGTACTTCTCGAGAAAGAACTCTCAGGAATGGATCGCTACGGCAGGCTTCTGCGCTATATCATAGTAGAAAACCCAAACCCCGAAGAAGACAACATACTAGTTAACAATAAGATGGTTCTCGAAGGTTACGCCTTTACCAACCCCATCTCACCCGACAAAAAATACCGCGACCTCCTCGCAACATCACAGAGAAAAGCAAAGGCAGAAGAAAAAGGACTGTGGGGAAGTGCCTGCGACTACAGTCAGCGCGACAAAGACGCAAAAACTCTCCGCGAAAAGGCGAGCAAGCCGCCAAGCAAAGAGTGCACCATAAAAGGCAACATATCCGAAAAAGGCTATGGGAAGTTGTACTTCCTAGAAGGCTGCCCCAATTATGGTCGGGTGAAGGTAGATACCCGCAAAGGCGAATCATGGTTCTGCACCGAAACCGAAGCCAAAAAAGCAGGGTTTAGCAAATCCGAATCCTGCGATAATACTTTCTAA
- a CDS encoding patatin-like phospholipase family protein gives MKKITLQTGITLIALLIVLALFSLLPTQKLENKQPHIEQYKKANPYPQTHGRKTVGLALGSGGARGLAHIGVIKALEKHHIPIDYIAGASSGALVGGLYAATRNSDYLESVATATNWRELLSLIDLRFRTGLIEGEKLTLFIESHIGDTAFSELAIPLTVIATNLHTGESVRLHEGKVSDAIRASVSLPFIFKPIERNSVLLLDGGLTEPVPVAAVRAMGADVVIAVNLDAQNVLNGLDEANPSAFTTTVRALDILRYQLAQENVTEADIVLIPETGDVLWHEFVDDGSIIEAGKKEVEKHIHEIRRQLQ, from the coding sequence ATGAAGAAAATCACGCTCCAAACAGGAATTACACTCATTGCATTGTTGATAGTATTAGCACTATTTTCTTTGCTCCCCACACAAAAACTAGAAAATAAGCAGCCACACATCGAGCAATACAAGAAGGCAAACCCATACCCACAAACGCACGGACGCAAAACGGTTGGGTTAGCCTTAGGGAGCGGGGGAGCACGTGGTCTTGCACATATCGGTGTTATCAAAGCACTAGAAAAACACCACATCCCTATCGACTACATTGCAGGCGCAAGTTCAGGTGCTCTTGTCGGTGGCTTGTATGCTGCAACACGCAATAGCGACTATCTCGAATCTGTTGCAACAGCAACAAATTGGCGAGAACTACTATCACTTATCGACTTGCGATTTCGTACGGGGCTCATAGAGGGAGAGAAACTCACTCTCTTTATCGAAAGTCACATCGGCGATACCGCATTTAGTGAATTAGCCATACCTCTTACCGTTATTGCAACCAACCTGCACACTGGTGAGTCCGTACGCCTTCATGAAGGAAAAGTATCCGACGCCATACGTGCAAGTGTTTCGCTTCCATTCATTTTTAAACCCATTGAGCGAAACAGCGTACTCTTACTCGATGGCGGTCTTACCGAACCAGTACCCGTTGCAGCAGTGCGTGCAATGGGGGCAGACGTAGTCATTGCCGTAAATCTCGATGCACAAAATGTACTCAATGGGTTAGATGAAGCAAATCCAAGTGCGTTTACCACTACCGTGCGTGCGCTTGATATACTGCGCTATCAACTTGCACAAGAAAATGTTACCGAGGCTGACATCGTTTTAATTCCCGAAACAGGAGATGTACTGTGGCATGAGTTTGTTGACGACGGAAGCATCATCGAAGCAGGCAAAAAAGAAGTCGAAAAACACATCCACGAAATCCGCCGGCAGTTGCAGTAA